From the Rhodothermales bacterium genome, one window contains:
- the cmoA gene encoding carboxy-S-adenosyl-L-methionine synthase CmoA — MTSPASEPDRIYAAPLGQVPDFVFDASVAAVFPDMIARSVPGYAGILSMLSLLARRHALPASVCYDLGCSLGASTLAMRRGIAHAACRIVAVDNAESMAAGCRKAVEAERGVPVEVRCADIEDVAIEQASLVVMNFTLQFIPLDRREPLLRRIRAGMVPGGALVLSEKVAFADARQQEIMTALHHDFKRANGYSDLEISQKRAALERVLIPETIDTHRERLARAGFSASFVWHQALNFVSMLALP; from the coding sequence ATGACTTCGCCCGCGTCCGAACCGGATCGCATCTACGCCGCCCCTCTCGGGCAGGTGCCGGATTTCGTCTTCGATGCGTCCGTCGCGGCCGTCTTTCCGGATATGATCGCGCGCTCGGTGCCTGGCTACGCCGGCATCCTGTCCATGCTCTCGCTGCTGGCGCGGCGTCATGCGCTGCCGGCGTCGGTCTGCTACGACCTCGGATGTTCGCTCGGCGCCTCCACGCTGGCGATGCGCCGGGGCATCGCCCACGCGGCGTGCCGGATCGTGGCGGTGGATAACGCCGAGTCGATGGCGGCCGGCTGCCGGAAGGCCGTCGAGGCGGAGCGCGGGGTGCCGGTCGAGGTGCGCTGCGCCGACATCGAAGACGTCGCGATCGAACAGGCCTCGCTGGTGGTGATGAACTTCACCCTGCAGTTCATTCCCCTCGATCGGAGGGAGCCGCTGCTGCGGCGCATCCGGGCCGGCATGGTGCCCGGCGGCGCGCTGGTGCTCTCTGAAAAAGTCGCCTTCGCCGACGCCCGGCAGCAGGAGATCATGACGGCGCTCCATCACGACTTCAAGCGCGCCAACGGCTACAGCGACCTCGAGATCAGCCAGAAACGCGCCGCGCTGGAGCGGGTGCTGATTCCCGAGACGATCGACACGCACCGGGAACGCCTCGCGCGCGCCGGGTTCTCGGCCAGCTTTGTCTGGCACCAGGCGCTCAACTTCGTCTCGATGCTCGCGCTGCCATGA
- a CDS encoding sodium:solute symporter gives MEIISTLDWVIIAAYFVAVFAVAFGVGRKEKQGEQTSAGYFLAGRNAGWFVIGASLFASNIGAEHIIGLAGTGAASGVAVGQFEILASIILLLLGWVFVPFYLKSGVFTMPEFLERRYDKWSRGYLAGISIVGYILTKISITIAAGGIVFEALMGIDMWTGAILITLFTGIYTVFGGLRAVLYTDMLQMFVLIGGALTVTVVGLNEIGGWDNMYAAAGTGFFSVWKPMTDPDFPWTGIVFGAPILGVWYWCTDQFIVQRVLSAQNVDNARRGTIFGGLLKQLPLFIFVVPGIIAYVLAQSGEIQLERSDAALPTLIGVLLPAGLRGLVVAGLLAALMSSLSSVFNSCSTLIAWDIYKKWKPETPDHALVRVGQVATVLMVILGMAWIPFMGKISGQIFVYLQSVQGYIAPPIAAVFLMGILWKRVNARGAMASLLTGFVLGMGRLVAELSKDSLDGFLFTFADINFLHFAAFLFVICVAVLVGVSLMTDPPPADKVHDLTFATVDHTTALPSDEGWRRRDLGFTMVLAVIVIAVWTYFTG, from the coding sequence ATGGAGATCATTAGCACCCTGGACTGGGTGATCATCGCCGCCTACTTCGTGGCCGTGTTCGCCGTGGCCTTTGGCGTAGGCCGCAAAGAGAAGCAAGGCGAACAGACCTCCGCCGGCTACTTCCTCGCCGGTCGCAACGCCGGCTGGTTCGTCATCGGCGCCTCCCTGTTCGCCTCCAACATCGGCGCCGAGCACATCATCGGGCTCGCCGGCACGGGCGCCGCAAGCGGCGTGGCCGTCGGACAGTTTGAGATTCTCGCCTCCATCATCCTCCTGTTGCTCGGCTGGGTTTTCGTCCCCTTCTACCTCAAGAGCGGCGTGTTCACCATGCCCGAGTTTCTGGAGCGCCGGTACGACAAGTGGTCGCGCGGGTACCTCGCCGGCATCTCGATCGTCGGGTATATCCTCACCAAGATCTCGATCACCATCGCCGCCGGCGGCATCGTCTTCGAGGCGCTGATGGGCATCGACATGTGGACCGGCGCCATCCTGATCACACTCTTCACCGGCATCTACACCGTGTTCGGCGGGCTGCGTGCGGTGTTGTATACGGACATGCTGCAGATGTTCGTCCTGATCGGCGGCGCCCTCACCGTCACCGTCGTGGGCCTGAACGAGATCGGCGGCTGGGACAACATGTACGCCGCCGCCGGCACCGGCTTCTTCAGCGTCTGGAAGCCGATGACGGACCCCGACTTCCCCTGGACGGGCATCGTCTTCGGCGCGCCCATCCTCGGCGTCTGGTACTGGTGTACCGACCAGTTCATCGTGCAGCGTGTCCTCTCGGCGCAGAATGTCGACAACGCGCGGCGCGGCACCATCTTCGGCGGCCTGCTGAAGCAGTTGCCCCTGTTCATCTTCGTGGTCCCGGGCATCATCGCCTACGTGCTGGCGCAATCGGGCGAGATCCAGCTGGAGCGTTCCGACGCCGCCCTGCCGACGCTGATCGGCGTCCTCCTCCCCGCCGGCTTGCGGGGTCTGGTCGTGGCCGGCCTGCTCGCCGCCCTGATGAGTTCCCTGTCCTCGGTCTTCAACTCGTGCTCGACGCTCATCGCGTGGGATATCTACAAGAAGTGGAAACCCGAAACGCCGGATCACGCCCTGGTGCGCGTCGGCCAGGTCGCGACGGTGCTGATGGTGATCCTGGGGATGGCGTGGATTCCGTTCATGGGCAAGATCTCGGGGCAGATCTTTGTGTACCTGCAGAGCGTGCAGGGCTATATCGCCCCGCCCATCGCCGCCGTCTTTCTGATGGGGATCCTGTGGAAGCGCGTCAACGCCAGAGGGGCGATGGCGTCGCTGCTGACGGGGTTTGTGCTGGGGATGGGCCGGCTCGTCGCCGAGCTGTCCAAGGATAGCCTCGACGGATTCCTGTTCACCTTCGCGGACATCAACTTCCTCCACTTCGCGGCCTTCCTGTTCGTCATCTGCGTGGCCGTGCTCGTGGGCGTCAGCCTGATGACCGATCCGCCGCCGGCCGACAAGGTGCACGACCTCACCTTCGCCACCGTCGACCACACGACGGCGCTGCCGTCGGACGAAGGCTGGCGCCGGCGCGACCTCGGGTTCACGATGGTGCTCGCCGTCATCGTTATCGCGGTATGGACCTACTTCACGGGCTGA
- a CDS encoding FecR domain-containing protein has translation MKATDERPDASIPPDMDVWLRELAPAERGELEQAWALASLAEEPPPSEAQVAAATARFRQELERTSSPADRPPATRRRGVRLAGWSVMLVACVLLALWFFVRPHTLVAPAGERLRVTLADGSRAELNGGSTLRYRRGLLGGVRRVALDGEAYFDVTHDGRPFAVTTANAEIEVMGTAFGVSSWGAEEAMTEVMLEEGAVRVRSGGGSVDLTPGRSTRVAGEGPPSEPASFNAAMAFAWRTGGIAFDRATLAEITGALARRFGVAIELTPPLAADSLRITLLLPEATSPAIVLDDLCRFSGCAVESTPAGYILTRTP, from the coding sequence ATGAAAGCAACCGACGAACGCCCCGACGCCTCGATCCCGCCCGACATGGACGTCTGGCTCCGCGAACTGGCTCCCGCCGAACGGGGCGAGCTCGAACAGGCCTGGGCACTCGCGAGCCTGGCGGAGGAGCCTCCCCCCTCCGAGGCCCAGGTCGCCGCGGCGACAGCCCGCTTCCGGCAGGAACTCGAACGCACGTCGTCTCCGGCGGATCGGCCTCCCGCGACCCGGCGTCGCGGCGTCCGCCTCGCCGGCTGGAGCGTAATGCTCGTCGCCTGCGTCCTCCTGGCGCTCTGGTTCTTTGTTCGGCCGCACACGCTGGTCGCGCCGGCGGGCGAGCGCCTGCGCGTCACCCTGGCCGACGGCTCCCGGGCCGAACTCAACGGCGGCTCGACGCTGCGCTACCGGCGCGGCCTGCTCGGCGGCGTCCGCCGGGTCGCGCTCGACGGGGAGGCCTATTTCGACGTGACGCACGACGGCCGCCCGTTCGCCGTGACGACCGCCAACGCCGAAATCGAGGTGATGGGCACTGCCTTCGGCGTGTCGTCGTGGGGGGCGGAAGAGGCGATGACGGAGGTGATGCTGGAGGAAGGCGCCGTCCGCGTGCGGTCGGGGGGCGGGTCCGTGGATCTGACGCCCGGCCGATCGACGCGCGTCGCTGGCGAGGGGCCGCCGTCGGAGCCGGCGTCCTTCAACGCGGCGATGGCGTTTGCGTGGCGGACCGGCGGCATCGCCTTCGACCGCGCCACGCTGGCGGAGATCACCGGCGCCCTCGCGCGGCGGTTTGGCGTGGCGATCGAGCTGACTCCGCCACTCGCGGCAGACAGCCTGCGGATCACGCTGCTCCTGCCGGAGGCCACGTCGCCGGCGATCGTGCTGGACGACCTGTGCCGGTTTAGCGGCTGCGCGGTAGAATCGACACCGGCCGGCTACATCCTCACCAGGACCCCCTGA
- a CDS encoding RNA polymerase sigma-70 factor, with the protein MPNLFDIDACTALFSQHYPDLVRYARSIAGDAGGAEDAVQDAFLRLWKRRETIDPERSVRSLLYRAVRNLVLNEARDAALHRDLLKDMQPNGHAPMPDAAAGAGLIGDRMRGWIGELPERRREAFELSRFYGLSYDEIAGIMGVSKKTVENHIRLALQHLRDRLHQFDPHLLRT; encoded by the coding sequence ATGCCGAACCTGTTCGATATCGACGCCTGCACCGCGCTGTTCTCGCAGCACTACCCGGATCTCGTGCGCTATGCGCGGAGCATCGCGGGCGATGCCGGGGGAGCAGAGGATGCCGTGCAGGATGCCTTCCTGCGGCTCTGGAAACGGCGTGAAACGATCGACCCCGAGCGCTCGGTGCGCTCGCTCCTCTACCGCGCCGTCCGCAACCTCGTGCTGAACGAGGCCCGCGACGCGGCCCTTCATCGCGACCTCCTCAAGGACATGCAACCGAACGGACACGCGCCCATGCCCGACGCGGCCGCCGGCGCCGGACTCATTGGCGACCGGATGCGCGGCTGGATCGGCGAGCTGCCGGAACGCCGGCGCGAGGCCTTCGAGCTCAGCCGGTTCTACGGACTCAGCTACGACGAAATTGCCGGCATCATGGGCGTCTCGAAGAAGACGGTGGAAAACCATATCCGCCTCGCGCTCCAGCATCTGCGCGACCGCCTGCACCAGTTCGATCCTCACCTGCTCCGCACATGA
- a CDS encoding DUF4249 domain-containing protein, whose amino-acid sequence MKRPTLSIRFATLAAAVALLAGCESVVDIDLPAYDPQLVVIGSFSPGGPWDVQVTHSVAVLDSALIEPIADATVEIWQGDTRLALLPHTPRYVALFQTSFAGYYIADAPSPQVGVPYTLRVSAPGYASVEAISAVPAPVAIASHTFQDSVLFDQNGPEASIGEMRIRLVDPGDARTYYRLRVQVETADGAGFFPAQFDVNQDIRSAYGRDANLGFGSDQYVLPLTERIVFDDAFFDGQTYELQVRFFTTDLFGLSFAGDEGSRSPGFVRLLVDTITEADYRAERSRDLQDQQRDNPFSEPVPIFTNVRDGLGLFAGFHTVFDERLELTPFSFDREFGRADSHP is encoded by the coding sequence ATGAAGCGCCCGACCCTATCCATCCGGTTTGCCACGCTGGCGGCGGCGGTTGCCCTGCTCGCCGGCTGTGAGTCCGTCGTCGACATCGACCTGCCGGCGTACGATCCTCAGCTCGTCGTCATCGGTTCCTTCTCCCCGGGCGGCCCGTGGGACGTCCAGGTCACGCACAGCGTGGCGGTCCTCGACTCCGCGCTGATCGAGCCCATTGCGGACGCGACCGTGGAGATCTGGCAGGGAGATACCCGCCTTGCGCTGCTTCCCCACACGCCCCGGTATGTCGCGCTTTTTCAAACGTCCTTCGCCGGCTACTATATTGCCGATGCCCCGTCTCCGCAGGTCGGCGTGCCGTACACGCTGCGCGTCTCTGCGCCAGGCTATGCGTCGGTCGAGGCCATCAGCGCGGTGCCGGCGCCCGTGGCCATCGCCTCGCATACCTTTCAGGATTCCGTGCTGTTCGATCAGAACGGCCCCGAAGCGAGCATCGGCGAAATGCGGATCCGCCTCGTCGATCCCGGCGACGCGCGCACCTATTACCGGCTGCGCGTGCAGGTGGAAACGGCGGACGGCGCCGGCTTCTTTCCCGCACAGTTCGATGTGAACCAGGACATCCGAAGCGCCTACGGTCGGGATGCCAACCTGGGTTTCGGATCGGATCAGTACGTGCTGCCCCTCACGGAGCGCATCGTGTTCGACGATGCTTTTTTCGATGGACAGACGTACGAGCTGCAGGTACGCTTCTTTACGACCGATCTGTTCGGCCTCTCGTTCGCCGGGGACGAAGGCTCCCGCTCCCCCGGATTCGTCCGGCTGCTGGTCGACACGATCACGGAGGCGGATTACCGCGCCGAGCGTTCGCGCGACCTGCAGGATCAGCAGCGCGACAACCCGTTTTCGGAGCCGGTCCCGATCTTTACCAATGTTCGGGACGGACTCGGTCTGTTCGCCGGCTTCCATACCGTTTTTGATGAGCGGCTCGAACTGACTCCTTTTTCGTTCGACCGCGAATTCGGCCGGGCCGATTCCCATCCCTGA
- a CDS encoding TonB-dependent receptor, with amino-acid sequence MPVPGRYRYFIFILSLVGLLQGTAGRPLRAQEAPARYTFRIVDRPLDEALATFMDATHLGVIFASELVAGKRATCAIDNAPAAEGLRCILNGTGLTFERYASGTYTLKPASTESDATGSKTPVRKSTLSGYVRDVASGESLIGAAVFDIDRKVGATSNAYGFYSLTLPAGPARLVVSYLGFDPVAFDLDLAADRELNIELSPSSISLDTLLVEAARSEALETTTQMSVSRVPVEQILSMPALLGEVDVMRAIQMLPGVQSGNEGSTGLYVRGGSPDQNLILIDGAPVYNASHLFGFLSVFNADAIRNVQLTKGGFPARYGGRLSSVLEMSMKEGNERVYSGQFAVGVVSAHALLEGPLVRNRSSFMVAARRSFVDLFTASLLTDQPRYYLYDVNAKVNYTFSRRDRVYGSFYTGNDVFHQTQRSEYSAPNTADGTLTDVTNSGLVWGNTLATFRWNHLFSNRLFSNVLVLHSDYHFRISEEERLALTRAGSTVTDRSLLRYASGVRDVSTRIDFEYQPAPAHYVRFGASGTLHRYLTGALQYREQQVGEVARDTSLIAAPRVAAGEFQVYAEDDWTVGPRASVNAGVHASAFDVQDGGYASVEPRLSFRFSLAERWSVKASFAAMTQYLHLLTNAGLGLPTDLWVPSTTLVRPQRSQQTALGLAHTMRGGYEVSIESYYKRMSHLIEYREGASFLGVGKGWEQNVTSGEGRSYGVEWFLQKKTGRTTGWLGYTLAWSDRAFEALNFGRTFPYKFDRRHDLAITLAHDLTRRWRLSGSWVYGSGNAITLPTARYLADGIRIFELPNSASIDNNTQYDYIERRNGLRMRAYHRLDLGVEYTWQKRRVKQAWSASVFNVYNRQNPFFYYRDDDYVLAAGDGGPGDGLNVITKSQIKQQSLFPIIPSVSYRLSF; translated from the coding sequence ATGCCGGTACCGGGGCGATATCGTTATTTCATCTTCATCCTGTCGCTCGTCGGGCTGCTTCAGGGCACGGCCGGCAGACCCCTGCGGGCGCAGGAGGCGCCGGCGCGCTACACGTTCCGGATCGTCGACCGCCCGCTGGATGAGGCGCTGGCGACCTTCATGGACGCGACGCACCTCGGCGTCATCTTCGCCTCGGAGCTGGTGGCCGGCAAACGGGCAACCTGCGCCATCGACAACGCGCCGGCGGCGGAGGGCCTCCGCTGCATCCTCAACGGCACCGGGCTGACGTTCGAACGCTACGCCAGCGGGACCTATACGCTGAAGCCGGCATCCACCGAATCGGACGCCACGGGGTCGAAGACCCCGGTGCGTAAATCGACCCTGAGCGGCTATGTCCGCGACGTGGCCTCCGGCGAGTCGCTCATCGGCGCGGCCGTGTTCGATATCGACCGGAAGGTGGGGGCGACGAGCAACGCGTACGGGTTCTACAGCCTCACGCTCCCGGCCGGCCCGGCCCGGCTCGTCGTTTCGTATCTCGGATTCGATCCGGTGGCGTTCGATCTGGATCTCGCCGCGGATCGCGAACTCAACATCGAACTCAGCCCGTCCTCTATCTCGCTTGACACCCTGCTCGTCGAGGCGGCGCGCTCGGAAGCCCTCGAGACGACGACCCAGATGAGCGTCAGCCGGGTGCCGGTGGAGCAGATCCTGTCCATGCCGGCCTTGCTCGGCGAGGTAGACGTCATGCGCGCGATCCAGATGCTCCCCGGCGTGCAGTCGGGCAACGAGGGCAGCACCGGCCTGTATGTCCGCGGCGGTAGCCCGGACCAGAACCTGATCCTGATCGACGGGGCGCCGGTCTACAACGCAAGCCATCTGTTCGGCTTTCTGTCGGTCTTTAACGCGGATGCGATCCGCAATGTGCAACTGACCAAAGGCGGCTTTCCGGCGCGCTACGGGGGCCGGCTGTCGTCCGTGCTCGAGATGAGCATGAAAGAAGGCAACGAACGCGTCTATTCCGGGCAGTTCGCCGTGGGCGTCGTCAGCGCGCATGCGCTGCTGGAAGGGCCGCTGGTCAGGAACCGCTCGTCGTTCATGGTCGCCGCGCGGCGCAGCTTCGTCGACCTCTTCACGGCGTCGCTCCTGACCGACCAACCGCGCTATTACCTCTATGACGTCAACGCCAAGGTCAACTACACCTTCTCCCGCCGCGACCGCGTGTACGGCAGTTTCTATACCGGGAACGACGTCTTCCACCAGACGCAGCGGAGTGAGTACTCCGCGCCGAACACGGCGGATGGCACCCTGACCGACGTCACGAACAGCGGGCTGGTCTGGGGAAATACGCTCGCCACGTTTCGCTGGAATCATCTGTTCAGCAACCGGCTGTTCAGCAATGTGCTGGTGTTGCACAGCGACTATCATTTCCGGATCTCGGAAGAGGAGCGGCTCGCGCTGACGCGGGCCGGCAGCACCGTGACGGACCGGTCGCTGCTGCGATATGCTTCGGGCGTGCGGGATGTCTCGACGCGCATCGATTTCGAATACCAGCCGGCGCCGGCACACTATGTCCGCTTCGGCGCCTCGGGGACGCTGCACCGGTACCTGACCGGCGCGTTGCAGTACAGGGAGCAGCAGGTGGGCGAGGTCGCGCGCGACACCTCCCTGATCGCCGCGCCCCGCGTCGCGGCCGGCGAGTTTCAGGTGTATGCCGAGGACGACTGGACCGTGGGGCCCCGGGCGAGCGTCAACGCCGGCGTGCACGCTTCGGCGTTCGACGTCCAGGACGGAGGTTACGCGTCCGTCGAGCCCCGGCTCTCGTTCCGGTTTTCGCTGGCCGAGCGGTGGTCGGTCAAGGCGTCGTTCGCGGCCATGACGCAGTACCTCCACCTGCTGACGAACGCCGGCCTCGGCCTGCCGACCGATCTCTGGGTGCCATCCACCACCCTGGTGCGCCCCCAGCGTTCGCAGCAGACGGCGCTCGGGCTCGCCCACACGATGCGGGGAGGCTACGAGGTCAGCATCGAGTCGTACTACAAGCGGATGTCCCACCTGATCGAATACCGCGAGGGCGCCAGCTTTCTGGGCGTCGGCAAGGGCTGGGAGCAAAACGTTACGTCGGGGGAGGGCCGCTCGTACGGTGTCGAATGGTTCCTGCAGAAAAAAACGGGGCGCACCACGGGATGGCTCGGCTACACGCTGGCCTGGTCGGACCGGGCGTTCGAGGCGCTGAATTTCGGGCGGACGTTTCCCTACAAGTTCGACCGCCGGCACGACCTCGCCATCACCCTCGCCCACGACCTCACGAGGCGGTGGCGGCTCTCCGGATCCTGGGTCTACGGCTCGGGCAACGCCATCACCCTCCCGACCGCCCGGTATCTGGCAGACGGCATCCGCATCTTCGAATTGCCGAACTCCGCCTCGATCGACAACAACACGCAATACGACTACATCGAACGGCGCAACGGCCTGCGGATGCGGGCCTACCATCGCCTCGACCTCGGGGTCGAGTACACCTGGCAGAAGCGTCGCGTCAAACAGGCCTGGAGCGCTTCCGTCTTTAATGTTTACAACCGCCAGAACCCGTTTTTCTACTATCGCGACGACGACTACGTCCTCGCGGCGGGCGATGGCGGTCCGGGCGACGGGTTGAATGTGATCACGAAGTCCCAGATCAAGCAACAGAGCCTGTTTCCCATCATTCCTTCCGTCAGTTACCGTCTTTCCTTCTGA
- a CDS encoding sulfatase: MRLFRLLPILLLLLPIRCANPPAPPNLLFIITDDQRFDMMGNMTPYLQTPVMDRLAREGVRFERAFVTTPICAASRATLLSGVVERTHRFTFNTPALDASFTDASYAALLRDAGYRTAHIGKFGVVTAEGATERMFSVFEPLDRNPYFKKQADGTERHLTDIEADRSIAFLESNPAGTPFALTLSFNAPHAEDSDPRQYIWPAAMDTYYTDLEIPTPPLSDPAFLASQPAFLRADTLMNRYRWRWRFDTPEKASAMTKGYFRMISGVDAAMGRVLDALERLGLADNTVVIMMGDNGYFIGERGYAGKWLPHDLSLRVPLLIYDPRTPAAAGRRPEAMALNIDIAPTLLDLAGVPAPASMQGRSLAPFVRGPEPATWRTDFFLEHLMEHPQIVKHEGVRNERFKYARYFQEEPVYEELYDLVADPMETRNLVDDPAFHDTLLTLRSRCDALRDSYGGPYRPHTGEAAMRP, from the coding sequence ATGCGCCTATTCCGACTTCTCCCCATCCTGTTGCTCCTGCTGCCCATCCGATGCGCCAACCCGCCGGCGCCGCCGAACCTGCTGTTCATCATCACGGACGATCAGCGGTTCGATATGATGGGCAACATGACGCCCTATCTGCAAACCCCGGTGATGGATCGCCTGGCCCGCGAGGGCGTCCGGTTCGAGCGGGCGTTCGTCACGACGCCGATCTGCGCGGCGAGCCGGGCTACGCTGCTTTCCGGGGTCGTCGAGCGAACCCATCGGTTCACCTTCAACACGCCGGCGCTGGACGCCTCGTTCACCGACGCCAGCTACGCGGCGCTGCTGCGCGATGCCGGATACCGTACGGCCCATATCGGCAAATTCGGCGTCGTCACCGCCGAAGGGGCCACGGAACGCATGTTTTCCGTGTTCGAGCCGCTGGACCGCAATCCCTATTTCAAGAAGCAGGCGGACGGGACGGAGCGCCACCTGACGGACATCGAGGCGGACCGCAGCATCGCCTTTCTCGAATCGAACCCGGCCGGCACGCCCTTCGCCCTGACGCTCAGCTTCAACGCGCCGCACGCGGAAGACAGCGATCCGCGGCAGTATATCTGGCCGGCGGCCATGGACACCTACTATACGGATCTCGAAATCCCCACGCCGCCGCTCTCCGATCCGGCGTTTCTGGCGTCGCAGCCGGCGTTTCTGCGCGCCGATACGCTCATGAACCGGTACCGGTGGCGTTGGCGGTTCGACACGCCCGAAAAGGCCAGCGCGATGACGAAAGGCTATTTCCGGATGATCAGCGGGGTCGATGCCGCCATGGGGCGCGTTCTCGATGCGCTCGAGCGGCTGGGTCTGGCCGACAACACGGTCGTGATCATGATGGGGGATAACGGCTACTTCATCGGCGAGCGCGGCTACGCCGGCAAATGGCTCCCGCACGACCTCTCCCTGCGCGTCCCGCTGCTCATCTACGATCCGCGCACCCCGGCCGCCGCCGGCCGCCGCCCCGAGGCCATGGCCCTCAACATCGACATCGCCCCGACCCTGCTCGACCTCGCCGGCGTGCCGGCGCCCGCCTCGATGCAGGGACGCAGTCTGGCGCCGTTCGTCCGCGGCCCGGAGCCGGCGACGTGGCGGACGGATTTTTTCCTCGAGCACCTCATGGAACACCCCCAGATCGTCAAGCACGAGGGGGTTCGCAACGAGCGCTTCAAATATGCGCGGTATTTCCAGGAAGAGCCGGTCTATGAAGAGCTGTACGACCTCGTCGCCGATCCGATGGAGACCCGCAACCTGGTGGACGACCCCGCCTTCCACGATACGCTCCTGACCCTCCGATCCCGCTGCGACGCCCTGCGCGACAGCTACGGAGGTCCTTATCGCCCCCACACCGGGGAAGCCGCGATGCGGCCGTGA
- a CDS encoding SDR family oxidoreductase, translated as MYFKDQVVWITGASSGIGEALALDLSQRDAILILSARNREKLEAVRQRCARPDRVEVLPLDLSDIGGVERVAGEGLALHGRVDFLINNGGVSQRALVEDTSMAVYRQLIDTNLLGPIALTKALVPSMRARKWGHIITVSSLTGKFSTPLRSGYAASKHALHGFFDALRMEVWRDGIRVTVVCPGYVRTNVSLNALTGDGTPQGTMDKGQEKGMSPAKCADLILWAAERGKNEVYIGGFERFYVYFSRLFPDTFKQMIRTVNFTPEEP; from the coding sequence GTGTACTTTAAGGATCAGGTTGTCTGGATCACCGGCGCGTCGTCGGGCATCGGGGAGGCGCTGGCGCTGGACTTGAGCCAGCGCGACGCCATCCTCATTCTGTCGGCCCGTAACCGGGAGAAGCTCGAAGCGGTGCGCCAGCGCTGCGCGCGCCCGGATCGGGTCGAGGTGCTGCCGCTCGATCTTTCGGACATCGGGGGCGTCGAGCGTGTCGCCGGCGAGGGGCTCGCGCTGCATGGCCGCGTCGATTTTCTCATCAACAACGGCGGCGTGAGTCAGCGGGCGCTGGTGGAGGATACATCGATGGCGGTATACCGGCAGCTGATCGATACCAATCTGCTGGGTCCCATCGCGCTCACGAAAGCGCTGGTCCCCTCGATGCGCGCGCGGAAATGGGGGCATATCATCACCGTGAGCAGCCTCACCGGCAAATTCTCCACCCCGCTCCGCTCCGGCTATGCCGCGTCGAAGCACGCGCTCCACGGCTTCTTCGACGCCCTGCGCATGGAAGTCTGGCGCGACGGCATCCGGGTGACGGTCGTCTGCCCGGGGTACGTACGCACGAACGTCTCGCTCAACGCGCTGACGGGCGACGGGACCCCCCAGGGTACGATGGACAAGGGGCAGGAAAAGGGCATGTCGCCGGCCAAATGCGCCGATCTGATCCTCTGGGCCGCCGAACGGGGCAAAAATGAAGTATATATTGGCGGTTTCGAGCGGTTTTACGTGTACTTCAGCCGGCTCTTTCCGGACACGTTCAAGCAGATGATCCGCACCGTCAATTTCACCCCGGAAGAGCCCTGA
- a CDS encoding response regulator, giving the protein METHRSTTPPEVTTAEEQGLRMLLVEDNPINQKVALRFLAKEGLKADVANNGQEALDLFAKQTYDIVLMDIQMPVMDGVTATENLRRIYGAERPYIIAVTANATPADRQRCMEAGMNDFVTKPIDAVKLIGAIAKSGIGQHRA; this is encoded by the coding sequence ATGGAAACACATCGATCCACGACACCGCCTGAAGTAACGACTGCAGAAGAGCAGGGGTTGCGGATGTTGCTGGTAGAAGATAATCCTATCAACCAGAAAGTCGCGTTGCGTTTCCTGGCGAAGGAAGGCCTGAAGGCGGACGTTGCCAATAACGGGCAAGAGGCGCTCGATCTGTTTGCGAAGCAGACGTATGACATCGTTCTGATGGACATTCAGATGCCGGTCATGGACGGTGTGACCGCCACGGAGAACCTGCGCCGGATCTACGGCGCGGAACGCCCCTACATCATCGCCGTGACGGCCAACGCCACCCCGGCCGACCGCCAGCGCTGCATGGAAGCCGGCATGAACGATTTCGTCACCAAGCCGATCGACGCCGTCAAGCTCATCGGCGCCATTGCCAAGTCGGGTATCGGCCAGCATCGCGCCTGA